In one window of Streptosporangium sp. NBC_01495 DNA:
- a CDS encoding SCO6880 family protein, translating to MTSTSAPRSYGGWRATRSAGLGSLDGRQTFTVLGTIFALIMIGFLAGTKIAVYLLPVAVLIMVMAVARRDGVLIFDSGRAWLRWRWAEWRTHTLYLGQVFTPVDRPWHLPGVLAATRLLDVHDPGRGRCGVVWNQRTGQMSATVLLSPAGLLLADGEVANRHVASWGALLSALADDASIRHLAATVELVPEPGTRLGDHVAARQDPAGPALARQVLGELVATAPRASAQVRTRLTLTCDPSIGASTPRQVPDAVAELLRSLNGLAVGAAGAEIVQRASASDLIRLVRSAYDPASEPATEGWNVLGWQDAGPVHAREHYDYYRHDGGYSISWVLQEAPRQQVSHDVLLRLLSPGRFRRRVSVLYRTLPRDVAGTVLENEVNAAAVRGEVARRAQRTATARERADAARAARAAAEEAAGAGLVQVSLYVTATVNNRAELPEARREVEQAAGHSRLRLRPAYGGQAAAFTVGLACGVYPGDG from the coding sequence ATGACCAGCACCTCGGCGCCCCGCAGTTACGGTGGCTGGCGTGCGACGCGCAGCGCCGGTCTCGGCAGCCTGGACGGCCGCCAGACCTTCACCGTGCTGGGCACGATCTTCGCCCTGATCATGATCGGATTCCTCGCGGGCACGAAGATCGCGGTGTATCTGCTGCCCGTCGCGGTGCTCATCATGGTCATGGCCGTCGCCCGCCGCGATGGCGTGCTGATCTTCGATTCGGGGCGGGCGTGGCTGCGCTGGCGCTGGGCCGAATGGCGCACCCACACCCTCTACCTCGGTCAGGTCTTCACCCCCGTCGACCGGCCGTGGCACCTGCCCGGGGTACTGGCGGCCACACGGCTGCTCGATGTGCACGACCCTGGCCGGGGCAGATGCGGGGTGGTGTGGAATCAGCGCACCGGGCAGATGTCGGCCACCGTGCTGCTCTCACCCGCGGGCCTGCTGCTGGCCGACGGCGAGGTCGCCAACCGGCACGTGGCGTCTTGGGGGGCATTGTTGTCGGCGCTGGCCGACGACGCCTCCATCCGGCACCTGGCCGCCACCGTGGAACTGGTGCCCGAGCCCGGCACCCGGCTGGGCGACCACGTGGCCGCGCGCCAGGATCCCGCCGGTCCCGCGCTGGCCCGCCAGGTGCTGGGCGAGCTCGTCGCCACCGCGCCGCGCGCCTCGGCGCAGGTCCGCACCCGGCTGACGCTCACCTGTGATCCCTCGATCGGCGCGAGCACCCCCCGCCAGGTGCCGGATGCGGTGGCCGAGCTACTGCGCAGCCTCAACGGTCTGGCGGTCGGCGCCGCCGGCGCCGAGATCGTGCAGCGCGCCAGCGCCAGCGACCTCATTCGCTTGGTGCGGAGCGCCTATGACCCGGCCAGTGAACCCGCCACCGAGGGATGGAACGTCTTGGGCTGGCAGGACGCCGGGCCCGTGCACGCCCGCGAGCACTACGACTACTACCGCCACGACGGCGGCTACTCCATCTCCTGGGTGCTGCAGGAGGCTCCCCGCCAGCAGGTCAGTCACGATGTGCTGCTGCGGCTGCTCAGCCCGGGCCGCTTCCGGCGCCGGGTGAGCGTGCTGTATCGCACCCTGCCCCGCGATGTGGCCGGCACCGTGCTGGAAAACGAGGTCAACGCCGCCGCCGTCCGCGGAGAGGTCGCCCGCCGCGCCCAGCGCACCGCCACCGCCCGCGAACGCGCCGATGCCGCCCGCGCCGCCCGCGCCGCCGCCGAAGAAGCCGCCGGCGCGGGCCTGGTGCAGGTGTCGCTGTATGTGACCGCCACCGTGAACAACCGCGCAGAGCTGCCGGAGGCGCGCCGCGAGGTCGAACAGGCCGCCGGGCATTCACGGCTGCGGCTGCGGCCGGCCTACGGCGGCCAGGCCGCCGCGTTCACCGTCGGCCTGGCGTGCGGGGTGTATCCCGGTGATGGCTAA
- a CDS encoding type IV secretory system conjugative DNA transfer family protein, protein MSSSSGGPGTPGVYSELAPWVLAGVLAAGAVALSVIWLGGTLGAAAAGAGWRPPPFSAATLLRTLTGGTARVWPGAPVAAVWSGIVATAMVATGAGAPLAMAIRRRWHTTPGLAGLRDLHALTPKGAAKRARGLRPSLAGVANPHPDETGMLLGEHENVEIRSSFEDVEVAFMAPRSGKTTAIAVPRALRAPGPVLITSRKVDVYLVTAAPRRARGKLWVFDPQQIAYAPQDWWWDILAEARTVEGARRLAGHFISASLSAQDRGNFWSLAAGNTLTALFHAAASSGGTVNEVLKWLGNPADRTPTNLLHQAGADSLADHLQRTIRGAPETRDGIYETAGQCAACLLDPTITTWVLPDPDKKAFDPHTFVASTDTLYLFSKKGAGSAAPLVAALTDAALQAAIVRAERAGGRNDPPVLPILDEAANICPIEDLPDLYSYLGSLGVPVTTILQSYRQGVRVWGEPGMDSLWSAATVKILGAGLDDADFADRISRLIGDHKVIEASVSHSSSGHSTSLSPRTERIYQAADVRALPKGTALLLLTGIRPVVIRLRPWMGEPYATKLAAAAKRAQIQLTQRANTKGRSS, encoded by the coding sequence ATGAGCTCCTCATCCGGCGGGCCGGGCACACCCGGGGTGTACTCAGAACTGGCGCCGTGGGTACTGGCCGGCGTCCTAGCCGCAGGAGCGGTGGCGCTGAGCGTCATCTGGCTGGGCGGCACCCTCGGGGCGGCCGCCGCTGGCGCGGGCTGGCGGCCGCCCCCGTTCAGCGCGGCGACTCTGCTGCGCACGCTCACCGGCGGCACCGCGAGGGTGTGGCCGGGCGCCCCCGTGGCTGCGGTGTGGAGCGGCATCGTGGCCACCGCGATGGTGGCGACCGGCGCCGGAGCGCCACTGGCCATGGCCATCCGACGTCGCTGGCACACCACCCCAGGGCTGGCCGGACTGCGCGACCTGCACGCCCTCACCCCGAAAGGCGCCGCCAAGCGCGCCCGCGGCCTGCGCCCGTCACTGGCCGGCGTCGCCAACCCCCACCCCGACGAGACCGGAATGCTGCTGGGCGAGCACGAGAACGTGGAGATCCGCAGCAGCTTCGAAGACGTCGAGGTGGCGTTCATGGCCCCGCGCTCCGGCAAGACCACGGCCATCGCGGTACCCCGGGCACTACGGGCGCCCGGCCCGGTGCTGATCACCTCCCGCAAGGTGGACGTGTACCTGGTGACCGCCGCCCCGCGCCGGGCCCGCGGGAAGTTGTGGGTGTTCGACCCCCAGCAGATCGCCTACGCCCCCCAGGACTGGTGGTGGGACATCCTGGCCGAGGCCCGCACCGTCGAGGGCGCCCGCCGCCTGGCCGGGCACTTCATCAGCGCCTCACTCAGCGCTCAAGACCGCGGCAACTTCTGGAGCTTGGCCGCCGGCAACACCCTGACCGCGTTGTTCCATGCCGCAGCCAGCTCCGGAGGCACCGTCAACGAGGTGCTGAAATGGCTGGGCAACCCCGCTGATCGCACCCCGACGAACCTGCTACACCAAGCAGGCGCCGACAGCCTGGCCGACCACCTGCAGCGCACCATCCGCGGGGCCCCCGAAACCCGCGACGGCATCTACGAGACCGCCGGCCAGTGCGCAGCCTGCCTGCTGGATCCCACCATCACCACCTGGGTCCTGCCGGACCCGGACAAGAAAGCATTCGACCCGCACACCTTCGTCGCCAGTACCGACACCCTCTACCTGTTTTCCAAGAAGGGAGCGGGCTCGGCGGCGCCGCTGGTAGCCGCGCTCACCGACGCCGCACTGCAAGCCGCGATCGTGCGCGCCGAGCGGGCCGGCGGCCGCAACGACCCGCCGGTGCTGCCGATCCTGGACGAGGCCGCCAACATCTGCCCCATCGAAGACTTACCCGACCTGTATTCCTACCTCGGCTCGCTCGGTGTTCCGGTCACCACGATCCTGCAGTCCTACCGCCAAGGGGTGCGGGTCTGGGGAGAGCCGGGCATGGATTCGCTGTGGTCGGCCGCCACCGTCAAAATCCTCGGCGCCGGACTCGACGACGCCGACTTCGCCGACCGCATCAGCCGCCTCATCGGCGACCACAAGGTCATCGAAGCCAGCGTCTCCCACAGCAGCAGCGGCCACAGCACCAGCTTGTCGCCGCGCACCGAGCGCATCTACCAGGCCGCCGACGTACGCGCCCTGCCCAAGGGCACCGCGCTGCTGCTGCTCACCGGTATCCGCCCCGTGGTGATCCGGCTGCGCCCGTGGATGGGCGAGCCGTACGCCACCAAGCTGGCCGCGGCCGCCAAACGGGCCCAGATCCAGCTCACCCAACGAGCGAACACGAAAGGACGTTCATCGTGA
- a CDS encoding DUF4913 domain-containing protein yields MTPADPLAASPHDLADLRARLAGLEAELATLAEHLEEVREAAASDAPADQDSESSDGESAGKAERAGSDGPVFILLLDDDHQFAVELGLLMTWVEQVLEPTYINEPTPSAPWCSTWWEHPEAYARLHGIWLAWVQLTTPASDNWTGPADWHRDYLDPALAALRAPDGPLIDCTTDSRVPRHHPRPQASTKSTT; encoded by the coding sequence GTGACGCCAGCAGATCCGCTCGCGGCCTCGCCGCATGACCTGGCCGATCTGCGTGCCCGGCTCGCCGGCCTGGAAGCCGAGCTCGCCACGCTGGCCGAGCACCTCGAAGAGGTGCGCGAGGCCGCTGCCTCCGATGCCCCCGCCGATCAGGACAGCGAAAGCAGCGACGGGGAAAGCGCCGGCAAAGCAGAAAGGGCGGGATCCGATGGGCCTGTCTTCATCCTGCTGCTTGACGATGACCACCAGTTCGCGGTCGAGCTAGGGCTGCTCATGACCTGGGTTGAGCAGGTCCTGGAGCCGACCTACATCAACGAGCCCACCCCGAGCGCGCCCTGGTGCTCCACCTGGTGGGAGCATCCTGAGGCCTACGCTCGCCTGCACGGTATCTGGCTGGCGTGGGTCCAGCTGACCACCCCCGCCAGTGACAACTGGACCGGCCCCGCCGACTGGCACCGCGACTACCTCGACCCCGCTCTGGCGGCGCTGCGCGCCCCGGACGGGCCGCTGATCGACTGCACCACCGACTCCCGCGTCCCCCGCCACCACCCCCGTCCCCAAGCCTCGACCAAGAGCACCACGTGA
- a CDS encoding ATP-binding protein: MAKNSATSRRTRPPSLAIQPGTVAPRRGWPRGRAAHVEAGTIYLGTSVQIAGIYPFVQAGGLPSEGVPIGPDLLTGELVCLDPPGWVGTLTTNPSVWIQGAPGSGKSAIAKRLCLGLAAYGYTLLCPGDVKGEYAALVHELGGQVVRIGRGMDAINPLDSGPLGQHLTSLPGAEADRIRAEIDGRRAELLHALLATSHGLGRRPSAEESSAINAAVRIAADAAIGDPTVPDVIAVLRTSPAVIRERLILHSDADYTNAVRSIVAALENLCDGPLAGLFDRPTTTPLNLHKPALAIDLSALLSAGDDVVAAGLLATWAYSYAAVDTARAFGLLPRPVVLPLDELWRALRAGPGMVASLDAITRLNRSKGEVSLMITHSLQDLEALPTEEDRNKARGLMERCDTVIMAAMPMGELERISRQKPLTDSEMGLVASWASPTATGLDGTAQRHPGRGKYLIKIGHRSGVPARLQLTATEARLYDTDAAIRRGGAGRR, translated from the coding sequence ATGGCTAAGAACTCCGCGACCTCCCGCCGGACGCGGCCGCCGAGCTTGGCGATCCAGCCCGGCACGGTGGCGCCGCGGCGCGGCTGGCCGCGCGGCCGCGCCGCTCATGTCGAGGCCGGCACCATCTATCTGGGTACCAGCGTGCAGATCGCCGGAATCTACCCCTTCGTCCAAGCCGGAGGACTGCCCAGCGAAGGGGTGCCGATCGGCCCGGACCTGCTCACCGGGGAACTGGTGTGCCTGGACCCGCCCGGCTGGGTCGGCACCCTGACGACCAACCCCAGCGTCTGGATTCAAGGGGCGCCCGGGTCGGGAAAGTCGGCGATCGCCAAACGGCTGTGCCTGGGCCTGGCCGCCTACGGCTACACCCTGCTGTGCCCCGGCGACGTCAAAGGCGAATACGCCGCCCTGGTACACGAACTGGGCGGCCAGGTCGTGCGGATCGGCCGCGGCATGGACGCCATCAACCCGCTGGATTCCGGGCCGCTGGGCCAGCACCTAACGAGCTTGCCCGGCGCCGAGGCCGACCGGATCCGCGCCGAGATCGACGGGCGGCGCGCCGAGCTGCTGCACGCGCTGCTAGCCACCAGCCACGGTCTGGGCCGCCGCCCCAGCGCGGAGGAGTCCTCGGCGATCAACGCCGCCGTGCGGATCGCCGCTGACGCCGCGATCGGCGACCCGACCGTCCCGGACGTGATCGCGGTGCTGCGCACCAGCCCCGCCGTGATCCGCGAACGCCTCATCCTGCACAGCGACGCCGACTACACCAACGCGGTGCGCTCGATCGTGGCGGCCTTGGAGAATCTCTGCGACGGGCCCTTGGCCGGGCTGTTCGACCGGCCGACCACCACCCCGCTGAACCTGCACAAACCGGCACTGGCGATCGACCTGTCGGCGTTGCTGTCGGCCGGAGACGACGTGGTGGCCGCCGGACTGCTGGCCACCTGGGCCTACAGCTACGCCGCCGTCGACACCGCGCGCGCGTTCGGGCTGCTGCCCCGGCCGGTGGTGCTGCCGCTGGATGAGCTGTGGCGGGCACTGCGCGCCGGCCCCGGCATGGTCGCCAGCCTGGATGCGATCACCCGCCTCAACCGCTCCAAGGGCGAGGTGTCGTTGATGATCACTCATTCGTTGCAGGACCTGGAGGCGCTGCCCACCGAAGAAGACCGCAACAAGGCGCGCGGGCTGATGGAGCGCTGCGACACCGTGATCATGGCGGCGATGCCGATGGGCGAACTTGAGCGCATCAGCCGGCAAAAACCCCTCACCGACTCCGAGATGGGGCTGGTCGCCTCCTGGGCGTCACCAACCGCGACCGGCTTGGACGGCACCGCTCAACGGCACCCGGGTCGCGGCAAGTACCTGATCAAGATCGGACACCGGTCAGGTGTCCCGGCCCGGCTGCAGCTGACCGCGACCGAAGCGCGCCTGTATGACACCGACGCGGCGATCCGCCGGGGCGGGGCGGGCCGCCGATGA